The Streptococcus parasanguinis genomic sequence ACGTGCGATCAAAACTACTAACTTGGCTCTTGAAGCTTCTGACCAATTGTGGGTTCCAGTTGAAAAATCATGGCGCTTGAACGAACGTCACTACGGTGGTTTGACTGGTAAAAACAAAGCAGAAGCTGCTGAACAATTTGGTGATGAACAAGTTCACATCTGGCGTCGTTCTTACGATGTATTGCCTCCTGCAATGGACCGTGATGATGAACACTCAGCACACACTGACCGTCGTTACGCTTCACTTGATGATTCAGTGATTCCAGATGCTGAAAACTTGAAAGTTACTTTGGAACGTGCCCTTCCATTCTGGGAAGATAAAATCGCTCCAGCTCTTAAAGACGGTAAAAACGTATTCGTAGGAGCACACGGTAACTCAATCCGTGCTCTTGTTAAACACATCAAACAATTGTCAGATGACGAAATCATGGATGTGGAAATCCCTAACTTCCCACCATTGGTATTCGAATTTGACGAAAAATTGAACGTTGTAAAAGAATACTATCTTGGTAAATAAAAATATCCAGTGGATATTTTTATCCCGAGCCTGAAAATGCCAAAGCGAGGCAATTTTAGCAGGATTCGTTATCAATCATAGAAAGCTGACTTCGGTCAGCTTTTTTGCTTGTCTTCCTTAGATCCTAGCTGGTTTTGGGTTTTCAGGGTCTCCTAAAAATGTTATAATAGAGTGTTACTAAATTGGGTTCCATTAGCCCTGAAAGGAAAAGAAAATGACAAAATCATTCTACATCACAACCCCTATCTATTACCCATCTGGTAAACTGCATATTGGTTCAGCTTATACAACGATCGCCTGTGACGTCTTGGCGCGTTACAAACGTATGATGAACTACGATGTGTTCTACCTGACTGGTCTCGATGAGCACGGTCAAAAGATCCAGCAAAAAGCAGAAGAAGCTGGCATTACACCGCAAGCTTATGTAGATGGGATGGCCGTTGGAGTGAAAGAACTCTGGCAATTGCTCGATATCTCATACGATAAATTCATCCGTACAACAGACGACTACCATGAAAAAGTAGTGGCTCAGGTCTTTGAACGCTTGCTTGCGCAAGACGACATCTACCTGGGTGAGTACTCTGGTTGGTATTCAGTCTCTGATGAAGAGTTCTTTACAGAAAGCCAATTGGCTGAGGTATACCGTGATGAGAATGGCAAGGTTATCGGTGGGGTAGCCCCATCAGGCCACGAAGTAGAATGGGTTTCTGAAGAATCTTACTTCCTTCGCCTCAGTAAATACCAAGACCGTTTGGTGGAATTTTTCAAATCCCAACCTGATTTCATCACGCCAGATGGTCGTCTTAATGAAATGTTGAAAAACTTCATCGAGCCAGGTTTGGAAGATTTGGCGGTATCTCGGACAACCTTTACTTGGGGAGTTCCAGTTCCATCTAATCCAAAACACGTGGTCTATGTATGGATCGATGCCCTTCTTAACTATGTGACAGCTCTTGGTTACGGTCAAGAAGATCATGAAAACTTTGATAAGTTCTGGAACGAAACCGTCTTCCACATGGTCGGAAAAGACATCCTTCGTTTCCACTCCATCTACTGGCCAATCCTTCTCATGATGTTGGATATCAAATTGCCAGACCGTTTGATTGCTCATGGTTGGTTTGTCATGAAAGATGGCAAGATGTCTAAGTCTAAAGGGAATGTCATCTACCCAGAAATGTTGGTGGAGCGCTTCGGCTTGGATCCACTTCGTTACTACCTCATGCGTAGCCTTCCAGTTGGTTCTGATGGTACCTTCACACCAGAAGACTACGTGGCTCGCATCAACTATGAATTGGCCAATGACCTTGGAAACCTCCTCAACCGGACGGTAGCCATGATCAATAAATACTTTGGTGGTCAAGTTCCAGCTTATGTCGAAAATGTCACTGCATTTGATGCAGATTTGGCTAAGGTAGTTGAAGAAAACATCGCTGAATACCACAAGCAAATGAACGCGGTTGATTACCCACGCGCTTTGGAAGCCGTATGGAACATCATCTCTCGGACCAACAAGTACATCGATGAGACTGCTCCTTGGGTCCTCGCTAAAGAAGATGGGGACAAGGAACAATTGGCAGCGGTCATGGCTCACTTAGCGGCTAGCCTTCGTGTTGTGGCTCACTTGATCCAACCATTCATGATGAACACCTCAAATGCCATCATGGAACAACTTGGCTTGGGCTTGGACTTCGATCTTGAAAACTTGACCCTAGCAGGCTTCCCTGAAAATGTCACAGTGGTTGCCAAAGGAACTCCAATCTTCCCACGTCTCGACATGGAAGAAGAAATTGCCTACATCCAATCTCAAATGACTGCTGGAAAACCACAAGAAAAAGAATGGATTCCAGAAGAAGTGGAACTCAAGTCTGAAAAAGACGAGATCAAATTTGAAGACTTTGACAAGGTTGAAATCCGTGTAGCAGAAGTCAAAGAAGTGGAACGCGTCGAAGGATCAGACAAACTGCTTCGCTTCCGCCTAGACGCAGGAGATGGCGAAGACCGTCAAATCCTCTCTGGTATCGCGAAATTCTATCCAAATGAACAAGAATTGGTCGGCAAGAAACTTCAAATCGTGGCCAACCTCAAACCACGTAAGATGATGAAAAAATACGTCAGCCAAGGTATGATTCTTTCCGCAGAACACGGAGATCAATTAACGGTCCTAACCGTTGATCCATCTGTTCCAAATGGAAGCATTATCGGCTAAACGATAGACATATGAAAAGCACTCCGGTGGGAGTGCTTTTATTGTATTGATATGGTTCCCATCATTGAGTTTTACAAGGATGGTATATGAGTCCTATTAGTAATGAATATTAATGGAGACTTCCGCAGTGAGAAAAGAGTCTGAAACGGTATCGTTTCAGACTCTCGGAAGATTTGAGACAGTGGGCTCAAATCTTAGGTATGGAATCCCAAAGGGATTCGCTACCGTCCGTCCTCACCCAAGGTAAGTCTCCAATTATATATTTAAATACTTGTCCTATTCATCTGGCCGGTATTCCAAGATATCTCCTGGCTGGCAGTCGAGTTCTTTGCAAATGGCTTCAAGGGTGGTGAAGCGGATGGCTTTGGCCTTGCCGGTTTTGAGGATGGAGAGGTTAGCTGTGGTGATGCCGATTTTGTCGGCTAGCTCATTGGATTTCATTTTCCGCTTGGCCAGCATGACATCTAGATTGACGATAATCATGGCACCCTCCTTAAATGGTTAGCTCATTTTCTTCAGCAATCTCAATACCTCTCTCTAAAATCTTGCCAGAGACCCAGACGATTGGAACGGCAAGGAGAAGCCCTGTGTTAAAGGTAAATTGGAAAGTGAAGGGGAGGAGATAAGCATTTCCACTGGTTTCAAGTGTGCCAGACATAAAGGACAAGACCAAGAGAATCTTCCAAGCTCGGTTGCAAAGATCAATGTTGGAGTGAGAAAAGATCTTTTCTTGGTAGAGATTTTGGAGGAAGCTGCGAATGGTGATGAGAAGGTAAATATAGATAGCGCTTGAGGCTAGTGGGAAAAGCAACTGCCAGAGAGGTTGCGGATGTTTGGGGAAGAGCTGGATGCCATTCGCATCAAAGGACAAGCGACCTGATTGAATGAGATCTTTGAAAAGGCCTATGCGGGAAAGCAGATGGACGACCAATGCAGCCACGGTCATAAAGCCACAGAAGTAAATGAAAGCCGTTAAGACTTCAATGACATTTTTTAAGGTTTTCGAGTTTTTCATCGCAAGCCTCCTTGAAGTTTCTTTATTATTTACTTATAGTATACTCCTTATAAAAAATTAGTCAATAAAAAAGTATCGAAAAACGATAAAAAAATAACGATAAACAAAATATTATTTCTGAGAAACAGGTATTCTCTGCTAAAACTAGTCAGTTTAAACCTGGAAAATCACTACATAGAGGGGAATTTTACTATACTTTCGATTTAGGGTATACTAGTGTAAAGATCTTATTCCATGGAGGTAGTAAAATGAATCTTAAGTGGAAGAAAAAATACCTGGGGCCGATTTTGGGGCTTGTCGGAGCAGTTGTTCTGATCGGAGGAGTTTATCTCTACTCTAGCTCCAACATCCAACCAGACCATCAAAAGGAATTTAAGCAGACCAGCAAGAAGGTCACCAAGCCAAAGGAAAAAGCTATTGACTTGAGTGGTGACTATGTCTCTAATGAACGGGATGAAGCCAAAATCGAGAAAAAGGGCAAGGCCTGGAAGATCGATTACCAAACGGCTGACGGCAAGGTATCCGCTGAATTTAGTACGGATTGGAAGGTCGAAGGGTCTAACAAAGTTTCGACAGGCAAGATGAAAAAGTCCGATGGCAATACAGACTTTACAGTCACTGTTCGTGTCTTCAAATACAAGACAGACAAGAAACCTTTGATTACGGTCACCATGTCTGATAAAAATCCTGACCACGAGATGGTTTTTGCCAATCGGGAGGATTTTTTTAAATCGACAGATCCAAATGATGTCGTCCTTGATGGCAATCTCTCACCGTTTGAAGGTGCTTATTCCAATGATACCTATGAAAAGGAAATCGCAGATTCTGGTTTTAAACTTTATGGCTATACTCCAGAAGAGTATTACCAAAACAAGACCAATGCCTTTCCAAGTATTGTAAATGGGGAGACTGGCTGGACTTTCTGGAGTGGAGGCACTCGGGCGAGTTACTTGTTCAATAAAGAAAAAGAGCCTAAGAAGCGAAAAGGCTATTATGAAGTTTATTTCACTGGGGCCAATGCGACTGCGATCCAAGGGCAAGAGCAAACCTTGTACTTGATCCCAGCGGGTGTGACAGGTCCTGATGGAGTAGCTTCCCAAGAACGTCGGATTCTCTTTGGGGACGTGGCCTACCGTGATTACCATCTAGAGTGGTGGAAAGCCTACCCGCAACCGAAAAAAGAGAAAGACTTGGATATTGCGGCCATTAACGGAGGCGACTTCTCTAGCTTAGCTGGAACCTGGCGCAATGGCAAGGGTGCTGAGATCGTCATCCAAGCAGATGGGAAAGTCAAGGGCCAAGGCAGCCTCAAGGCCGTTGCGGACTCAGATAAGAAGAGCAAGATCCCTTATGTTGAACTGAAGATGGGTGAGACCGGTGCGGCGATTGGACTGCTGAAAATTGGCTTCCAAAATCCAGATGGAGATCAGTCTGACACCAGTAAGCCACGTCTGGTGGTGACTCAATCTGCAGGAAACTACCCAGCTGATCAATATTTCTACCGTCAATAAAAGAGAGTGGGACAGAAATCGGTCATTCGTTAGAATTCGATTTCGTCGTCCCACCTCTGCAAAGTTGAGTAGGGCTGTAAAAGCTGATGAAATCAGCGTAGTAGAGCCCACTCAACCACTGCATCTTGCTCGACAATCCAAAGACAATTGAGAGACTAGGACTTTTGTCCCAGCCTCTTTTTTTCTGCAGGGAAAGGTCGTGGAGGCTAGTAAAAGGTTAGTCCCTAGCATTAAAAGGAAAAAAATGTAAAAAAGGCTTGACAAAGCAAACAAATAGCAGTATTATTAACTAGTTAATTAACTGATTAATAAACTGGTTAATAAAAATAAAAAAGAGGTGAAGGATGAAAAGGAGAAAAATGAAGGTGCTGGGACTCTTGTTCCTCGGTTTCTTTCTGCTTGCAGCTTGTGCTAGTCAAGGAAATGCAGGCAAGCCCCCTTCTAAAAAAGGTCTCAAAATTGTCACGAGTTTTTATCCCATCTATGCTCTGGTTAAGGAAATCTCTGGGGATCAAAATGACATCTGGATGGTTCAGTCCGGTGCAGGGATCCATGATTACGAGCCCTCAACCAAGGAAGTGGCCCAAATCTATGATGCGGATGTATTTGTCTATCATTCTCAGACCCTGGAATCATGGGCTGGTCGCTTAGATCCTAATCTACAAGGTTCCAAGTTACAGGTGATCGAAGGGAGTCAAGGAATGACCCTTGATAAGGTGGCTGGATTAGAGGATGTTGAGGCTGGTCAGGGAAAAGAAGCCAAGCAACTGTATGACCCGCATACCTGGTTGGACCCTGCGAAAATTGCAGAGGAAGGAAAGATTATCGCCCAGCGCTTGGGAGAGATCGATCCAAAGAACAAGGAGCTCTATCAGGCCAATGCCCAAAAGCTTGAAAAGCGCTGTGAGGAACTAGTAGCTCGCTACCAGCCTGTCTTTGACAAGGCCAAGCAAAAGACTTTTGTGACCCAGCATACGGCCTTTTCTTATCTGGCCAAACGCTTTGGTCTCAAGCAATTAGGGATTGCAGGGATTTCTCCAGAGCAAGAACCGACCGCTCGGCAATTGGCCGAGATCCAGCAGTTTGTCAAAGACTACAAGGTGAAAACGATCTTTGTGGAAAAGCACACGTCGTCAAAGGTGGCAGATAGTATCGCCAAGGCAACAGGGGCGCGTGTTAAGGTTCTGGATCCACTGGAAGCTGATCCACAAAATGATAAGGATCTATTAGAAAATTTAGAAGAAAATATGGCGACTTTAGCCAAGGAATTAGAGGAGTAAATCAAGAATGAAGAAAAAGGGAACGATTGGAATTGTAGCGACTTTGGGGCTAGGACTCTGTGCCTATGCGCTCAGTCAGCAACCACAAGTCAAGGAAGAGAAAAAGAATCAGATTCAGTATTTGCAAGCGGACAAGAAATCGTCATCGTCTGCCTCCAGTAAAAAGGAAGACAGCATCGAAGCGGTCAATGCCAAGGAAAAGACCCAGGCAGAGCAGATTGTCATTAAGATTACAGATGAAGGCTTTGTCACTTCTCATGGGGATCATTTTCATTACTACAGCGGCAAGGTTCCATTTGATGCCATCTTTAGTGAAGAGTTGATTTTGCGGGATCCAACTTACCAGCTGCAAGAAGCGGATATCGTGAGCAAGGTCAAGGATGGCTATATTATCAAACGCGCTGGGAAATACTATCTCTACTTAAAGGATGCCCAACATACAGTCAATGTGCGCTCGATCGAAGAGATCGCTCAACAGCAAAATGGAGGCGCAAAAGAAGAAGGGGAGACGGGATCGGTGCAAGCGAGCTCCTCGCACAAGGCAGGCAAGACCCGTGATTTCCGTCAACCGAGTCAAGCGCTGAAAGAAGGAAAGACTCTTGAGATGCTGACGGCTAAGAACCATACAGCTGGTGGCTACCGTACGGACGATGGTTATGTCTTTAGCCCTGGAGATGTCATTTCAGATACAGGGGACGGCTTTATTGTACCCCATGGCGGCCATTTCCATTATATTCCAAAGAGTGCCTTATCTGCTGGAGAGTTAGCAGCAGCCCTCTCTGTCTTAGGTGGTCAAGCTGGCCATCAGGCTGGAAACTCACGCCTAGCTGGAGCAAGTACAGAACAAGGGCAAGGAACTCCAGATCAAGCCTCTCCAAGCATAGGGAAACAAGAGAGCAACCAGCCGTCAGCCGGTCCAACCAATACACAGACAACCCCAACGACGTCTAAACCGACTGCCTCCAAACCGAGTCCAACCCTGACCAACTTGATCGAAGAATTGCAGAAAGCCCCGTTGTCTTCTCGTCATGTGGAGTCTGATGGTTCTGTCTTTGATCCAAGTAAGATTACCAAGTGGACCGATCAAGGGATTGTCTACCCTCATGGGGATCATTTCCACTTTATCCCTTACAGCTCCCTATCGCCTTTAGAGCGTGAGTTGGCACGGCAATTCCAATTGCTTCGTACTCAAGGATCTAGTAGTCCAACAGAAGTAAGTCCAAGCTTGCCTTCAAATCCAAGCACAAAACCAATTGACCATGAGCATGATCATGAGCATGGCGACAGTCACGATCACAAAGAGGAGCACGATCATGGCTTCCACGCTGACAAGGTCATCAGCAAGGACGAGGAAGGCTATATGGTCGCTCATGGCAACCATGCCCATTATTTCTATAAAAAGGACCTCTCTCCTCAAGAGATTGCAGCAGCAGAGGCAACTCTAGCTGGTAAGAAAGAAGAGGACAAGGGTCAGCCCCTGACAGATGACGTTGCGACCTATTCTCGTGATGCCTCAGATGAGGAAAAGATCCAGTACATCAGCAAGACCTACGGTGTCCCTCGCGAGGCCATAAAGATTTCCAAGGGTTTCTTTGTCTTTAACAATCCAGACCAAGAATACGATCCGACCCACATCCATCCTTATGCTGTTCGTAAGGAACATGTCCGGATCCCACTCGAAACTGGCAATCCTGAACTAGACTTTATCAATGAACTCTATGCAACAGCGCTTCGTTCGGGGATTTCTCCTTATAGCCTCCAGATTGAAAATGGCCAGTTTGTCATCCCGCATGGCGATCATAACCACTACATCAAGGTGCGCTCAGCAGGTCTAGCAGACTACTTAGCCCATCGCCTTCCTACCATCCAATCGCCTTATAAAAAAGGAGACTTGGACAAAAAAGCAGTAGAAGAAAAGGTCAACCAACTCTTAGTAGAAAGCCGCAGCCTCTATGCTTCTGATCCATTGCAACAAAGACGGATTGAGCTCATCTTGGGTCACTTCTTGGAAAATGTCAAGAGTTTCCCAAGTAACTCAACAGAGGGCTATCTTGCAAGTCTCAAACAGGTTGATGCGCAGTACATTCATGCGACTCAAGCGGTCAAGCCAAAAGAAGAGACAGCCTTGGATCGTCGTTACCAAGAATTGCTGGAACAAGTGCGCTTGCTAGACACAGAAGCCTTCCAATTGAAGAAGGAAGAGTTGGTCTCTCAACTGCAGGAAGCTTATGCTGCCAAGGACAGCAAGCGTTTAGAGCAGGAAGGGAAGCTATTAGAAGCTGTTCAGGAGATGCAAGATCGGACGGGTGTGACCTCGGTCGACTATCTTAAGTATTTCTATCAAAGCTTGAGCGATGAGCGCTTGACACCAGAACTCCGCACCAAGGCAGCAGATCTAGCCTTGAAGCTCTACCGAGCTCAAGCCTTTGAAGAAGCTTGGGATTCCAAGTCTCACTTTATGGAACTCTACCAAACCAAGCAAGCTATTGACCAGCTCTTCTCCCAAGAAAAAGGCCAAACCTATCCTATTGAAAAAACAGTTTTGGATCAAAAAGGAAGTCAAACCCCATCCTACAACGTAGCGGTTTATGATTTCCTCAAAGGCTTGTATGGAGAGTTGGATAAGGCAACAGAAGCCCGTCAACAGAACAAGATTTTGACAGCTCTCTTAGAGCAAATCCAGTCGCTCTTGCCACAGGTCGAAAACCAAGACAAACGAACGGCTTTTGAAGCAGGCTTGACTCAACTTGGAAAAGAATCTGATCCAAACAAGGCTATTAGAAGTGGGGAAGCACTTCTACGCGAAATCAGCGATACTATTGAAAAGCAAAAACAAAAGCAAACCGAAGAGCCTCAGATTGGGGATGTCGCACTTTATCAACAGCTCTATAATCAATTGATGGCTCTTCACCAACAATTGCAGGACAAGGGAGCTAGTGATGCTGTGTTTGATCGCTTAGAAGCTCTCTTTGACCAATTGGCTAATCCAAAGAGTGATAAAGCAGCCTTACTGCAGGCCATCCAAGCCTTTCAGGCAGAGTTGGCAGCAACGCCATCTGCAAGCGAAGTGACCAAACCAGCTACCACGGTTGAAACGCCTGTCGCTACAGAAACTCCGGTGGAAAAAGAAGCAGCAGCTTCAGAAGGAAGCAAGCCTGCCACAACTGAGACAGAAACCGAGCCTGCAAGCGCAGCTGTAACAGAAGCAAGCACGCCAGATGCTCCATCTCCTCAGAACCAATAGAAAATAGAGAAGAGGCTGGGACAAAAGTCCTAGCCTCTCGATTATTTTTGGATTGTCGAGCAAGACGCAGTGGTTGAGTGGGCTCTACTACGCTGATTTCATCAGCCTTTACAGCCCTACTCAACTGTGCGGAGGTGGGACGACGAAATCGAATTCTAACGAATTACCGATTTCTGTCCCACTCTCTTTTTGCGTTTTAGTGAATAGAAGAGGTGGCCTCTTTTTTCAGTTGTTGAGCCTCACTCCTTGTGCTCTAGGAGCAGTGGGGAGGAAAGCCCGACTGCTTTTTTTCGCTTGAAAAATGCGGCCATTTGAACCAGGATGCGGGGGACCGTTTGCCATTTTTTCCAAGCTTGAAAGCGGGTGTCGATGAGCTGCTTGGCCAAGCGTTCCAGCATTTCCCGCTCGGTTGGATCCAAATCCTGGGCATTTTGGAGGATTTCCTTGGCCTTGGCTAGCTGTTTGAGATCGGTTAGGTCATTGATGGAAGTGATGCCGGCATCCAGAAAAATGCCAAAAAAGGTGTCAAAAAACTTCTTACGCTCCTCTGCCGATGTTTCGCGAACCCATTGCTTCAAGGTCAGATCGGTCTGCTGGCTATCTGGACTGGTTTCTGAAACGGTCACAAAGCTGTAGTCCTTGATTTCCCAAGTGAAGGCGTCATGCTGGGCAAAGCCACCCAAGGCGCGACTCTTGACAATGGTCGTCGGTTCCGGCACTTCCAACATCATACCAACGATGGATCCCTGAGGGACAAAGCGACGAATGTATGGAGACGTGCGCTGGTAGCCTTCGGTTTCGATGATGGCCTTGTTGAGGCCAGGAGCATCGTAGCTGTAGATGGCGTCGACCCGTTCAAATAAGGAATCAGGTAGATACGAGCAGGCATAGGTTGCGAGATTTCCCCCTTTGGAGTGACCAGCCACCAAGAAACGTCCTTTTGGAAATTCCTTCATGACATGGTGCAGGTAGCTGGCTGCGCGTTTCTGAGCTGGTACATGGTCCATATAGGTCATGTGGAAATCTTCCTTCCAGCCGATCAAGGTATCATCAGTCCCTCTGAAAACGACCAAATACGTATCCAGACTAAGCCGATAGGTCAT encodes the following:
- a CDS encoding DUF2974 domain-containing protein, yielding MSTIFDYLKEVTYDSIYDRPFKELDVLALTELTYLPFGHIVPQGDTTGIPVRLSDAMELIDRTTDFIVSNQHLQLVDELATSKRFKNIKLLNYVDEYDPDVQKQFAAMTYRLSLDTYLVVFRGTDDTLIGWKEDFHMTYMDHVPAQKRAASYLHHVMKEFPKGRFLVAGHSKGGNLATYACSYLPDSLFERVDAIYSYDAPGLNKAIIETEGYQRTSPYIRRFVPQGSIVGMMLEVPEPTTIVKSRALGGFAQHDAFTWEIKDYSFVTVSETSPDSQQTDLTLKQWVRETSAEERKKFFDTFFGIFLDAGITSINDLTDLKQLAKAKEILQNAQDLDPTEREMLERLAKQLIDTRFQAWKKWQTVPRILVQMAAFFKRKKAVGLSSPLLLEHKE
- a CDS encoding pneumococcal-type histidine triad protein; this encodes MKKKGTIGIVATLGLGLCAYALSQQPQVKEEKKNQIQYLQADKKSSSSASSKKEDSIEAVNAKEKTQAEQIVIKITDEGFVTSHGDHFHYYSGKVPFDAIFSEELILRDPTYQLQEADIVSKVKDGYIIKRAGKYYLYLKDAQHTVNVRSIEEIAQQQNGGAKEEGETGSVQASSSHKAGKTRDFRQPSQALKEGKTLEMLTAKNHTAGGYRTDDGYVFSPGDVISDTGDGFIVPHGGHFHYIPKSALSAGELAAALSVLGGQAGHQAGNSRLAGASTEQGQGTPDQASPSIGKQESNQPSAGPTNTQTTPTTSKPTASKPSPTLTNLIEELQKAPLSSRHVESDGSVFDPSKITKWTDQGIVYPHGDHFHFIPYSSLSPLERELARQFQLLRTQGSSSPTEVSPSLPSNPSTKPIDHEHDHEHGDSHDHKEEHDHGFHADKVISKDEEGYMVAHGNHAHYFYKKDLSPQEIAAAEATLAGKKEEDKGQPLTDDVATYSRDASDEEKIQYISKTYGVPREAIKISKGFFVFNNPDQEYDPTHIHPYAVRKEHVRIPLETGNPELDFINELYATALRSGISPYSLQIENGQFVIPHGDHNHYIKVRSAGLADYLAHRLPTIQSPYKKGDLDKKAVEEKVNQLLVESRSLYASDPLQQRRIELILGHFLENVKSFPSNSTEGYLASLKQVDAQYIHATQAVKPKEETALDRRYQELLEQVRLLDTEAFQLKKEELVSQLQEAYAAKDSKRLEQEGKLLEAVQEMQDRTGVTSVDYLKYFYQSLSDERLTPELRTKAADLALKLYRAQAFEEAWDSKSHFMELYQTKQAIDQLFSQEKGQTYPIEKTVLDQKGSQTPSYNVAVYDFLKGLYGELDKATEARQQNKILTALLEQIQSLLPQVENQDKRTAFEAGLTQLGKESDPNKAIRSGEALLREISDTIEKQKQKQTEEPQIGDVALYQQLYNQLMALHQQLQDKGASDAVFDRLEALFDQLANPKSDKAALLQAIQAFQAELAATPSASEVTKPATTVETPVATETPVEKEAAASEGSKPATTETETEPASAAVTEASTPDAPSPQNQ
- a CDS encoding DUF6287 domain-containing protein, producing the protein MNLKWKKKYLGPILGLVGAVVLIGGVYLYSSSNIQPDHQKEFKQTSKKVTKPKEKAIDLSGDYVSNERDEAKIEKKGKAWKIDYQTADGKVSAEFSTDWKVEGSNKVSTGKMKKSDGNTDFTVTVRVFKYKTDKKPLITVTMSDKNPDHEMVFANREDFFKSTDPNDVVLDGNLSPFEGAYSNDTYEKEIADSGFKLYGYTPEEYYQNKTNAFPSIVNGETGWTFWSGGTRASYLFNKEKEPKKRKGYYEVYFTGANATAIQGQEQTLYLIPAGVTGPDGVASQERRILFGDVAYRDYHLEWWKAYPQPKKEKDLDIAAINGGDFSSLAGTWRNGKGAEIVIQADGKVKGQGSLKAVADSDKKSKIPYVELKMGETGAAIGLLKIGFQNPDGDQSDTSKPRLVVTQSAGNYPADQYFYRQ
- a CDS encoding helix-turn-helix domain-containing protein, translated to MIIVNLDVMLAKRKMKSNELADKIGITTANLSILKTGKAKAIRFTTLEAICKELDCQPGDILEYRPDE
- the metG gene encoding methionine--tRNA ligase, producing the protein MTKSFYITTPIYYPSGKLHIGSAYTTIACDVLARYKRMMNYDVFYLTGLDEHGQKIQQKAEEAGITPQAYVDGMAVGVKELWQLLDISYDKFIRTTDDYHEKVVAQVFERLLAQDDIYLGEYSGWYSVSDEEFFTESQLAEVYRDENGKVIGGVAPSGHEVEWVSEESYFLRLSKYQDRLVEFFKSQPDFITPDGRLNEMLKNFIEPGLEDLAVSRTTFTWGVPVPSNPKHVVYVWIDALLNYVTALGYGQEDHENFDKFWNETVFHMVGKDILRFHSIYWPILLMMLDIKLPDRLIAHGWFVMKDGKMSKSKGNVIYPEMLVERFGLDPLRYYLMRSLPVGSDGTFTPEDYVARINYELANDLGNLLNRTVAMINKYFGGQVPAYVENVTAFDADLAKVVEENIAEYHKQMNAVDYPRALEAVWNIISRTNKYIDETAPWVLAKEDGDKEQLAAVMAHLAASLRVVAHLIQPFMMNTSNAIMEQLGLGLDFDLENLTLAGFPENVTVVAKGTPIFPRLDMEEEIAYIQSQMTAGKPQEKEWIPEEVELKSEKDEIKFEDFDKVEIRVAEVKEVERVEGSDKLLRFRLDAGDGEDRQILSGIAKFYPNEQELVGKKLQIVANLKPRKMMKKYVSQGMILSAEHGDQLTVLTVDPSVPNGSIIG
- a CDS encoding DUF2975 domain-containing protein, whose amino-acid sequence is MKNSKTLKNVIEVLTAFIYFCGFMTVAALVVHLLSRIGLFKDLIQSGRLSFDANGIQLFPKHPQPLWQLLFPLASSAIYIYLLITIRSFLQNLYQEKIFSHSNIDLCNRAWKILLVLSFMSGTLETSGNAYLLPFTFQFTFNTGLLLAVPIVWVSGKILERGIEIAEENELTI
- a CDS encoding phosphoglycerate mutase; this translates as MVKLVFARHGESEWNKANLFTGWADVDLSEKGTQQAIDAGKLIKEAGIEFDQAYTSVLKRAIKTTNLALEASDQLWVPVEKSWRLNERHYGGLTGKNKAEAAEQFGDEQVHIWRRSYDVLPPAMDRDDEHSAHTDRRYASLDDSVIPDAENLKVTLERALPFWEDKIAPALKDGKNVFVGAHGNSIRALVKHIKQLSDDEIMDVEIPNFPPLVFEFDEKLNVVKEYYLGK
- a CDS encoding metal ABC transporter solute-binding protein, Zn/Mn family encodes the protein MKRRKMKVLGLLFLGFFLLAACASQGNAGKPPSKKGLKIVTSFYPIYALVKEISGDQNDIWMVQSGAGIHDYEPSTKEVAQIYDADVFVYHSQTLESWAGRLDPNLQGSKLQVIEGSQGMTLDKVAGLEDVEAGQGKEAKQLYDPHTWLDPAKIAEEGKIIAQRLGEIDPKNKELYQANAQKLEKRCEELVARYQPVFDKAKQKTFVTQHTAFSYLAKRFGLKQLGIAGISPEQEPTARQLAEIQQFVKDYKVKTIFVEKHTSSKVADSIAKATGARVKVLDPLEADPQNDKDLLENLEENMATLAKELEE